The following coding sequences lie in one Heyndrickxia oleronia genomic window:
- a CDS encoding CoxG family protein produces MATGTHTVDIPVDVQAVWDYVSDLEKWATSVPAYKEHKLINDKQSIWTFEGNVKGIKKTIQAQVDITEWNEPSNIKFELKGLSDNFTGSGQFTAEDGNGKTTMTCTVNVHAGGLTGAVLTPIIKWAVPKVASRLTESIARKIVVFS; encoded by the coding sequence ATGGCAACGGGAACACATACAGTAGACATTCCAGTAGATGTACAAGCAGTTTGGGATTATGTCAGTGATCTTGAAAAATGGGCGACGTCAGTGCCAGCCTATAAAGAACATAAACTCATCAATGACAAGCAATCTATCTGGACATTTGAAGGTAATGTGAAAGGTATTAAAAAAACAATACAAGCTCAGGTTGATATTACTGAATGGAATGAACCTTCAAATATTAAATTTGAACTAAAAGGTTTATCAGATAATTTTACAGGAAGCGGTCAATTTACTGCAGAAGATGGTAATGGTAAAACAACAATGACTTGTACGGTGAATGTTCATGCAGGTGGATTAACGGGTGCAGTGCTAACACCAATCATTAAATGGGCTGTTCCAAAAGTAGCATCTCGTTTAACAGAATCTATCGCACGTAAAATAGTAGTATTCTCATAG
- a CDS encoding arsenic resistance protein: MKITRETLENKQIWIYGGSLIFGGIMGINKGIGTNLEWMISPLIAILMYGMFAQIPFLKLREAIANFRFISALLIGNFIAVPIVVWILTAMFPQSPPILLGVYLVLLTPCIDYVIVFTQLGKGNEKLILASTPILFVVQMILLPVYLWIFIGEEMAGVFEVAPFLEAFLFLIVVPLIFAVISQVWAKKREIGVKVLEFTTWLPVPFMALVLIVVVSSQIGRVYSDWELIVRVIPIYILFLIITPFISRLIANIFRLDKGAGRALIFSTGTRNSLVVLPLALALPENWATLAAAVIVTQTIIELIGELIYIRVIPRLIIKDHSESKIQ; encoded by the coding sequence GTGAAAATTACTAGGGAGACTTTAGAAAATAAGCAAATTTGGATATATGGGGGATCGCTAATTTTTGGAGGGATTATGGGAATCAACAAAGGTATAGGAACTAATTTAGAATGGATGATTTCGCCACTCATCGCTATTCTTATGTATGGAATGTTTGCTCAAATTCCATTTTTAAAATTGCGTGAGGCTATAGCAAATTTCAGATTTATTTCTGCATTATTAATAGGAAATTTTATAGCTGTTCCAATAGTTGTTTGGATTTTAACGGCAATGTTCCCTCAATCACCTCCAATTTTATTAGGGGTTTATTTAGTTTTACTTACTCCATGTATTGACTATGTAATTGTCTTTACTCAACTTGGGAAAGGGAATGAAAAATTAATCTTAGCATCTACACCTATCCTATTTGTCGTACAAATGATATTACTTCCTGTATATCTATGGATATTTATTGGTGAAGAGATGGCAGGAGTTTTTGAAGTAGCTCCATTTCTTGAAGCTTTTCTATTCTTAATAGTTGTTCCCTTAATATTTGCCGTAATTTCTCAAGTATGGGCGAAGAAGAGAGAAATTGGAGTGAAAGTACTAGAGTTTACAACTTGGTTACCTGTTCCATTTATGGCTTTAGTATTAATTGTGGTCGTTTCCTCTCAAATTGGAAGGGTTTATAGTGATTGGGAATTAATTGTACGAGTCATTCCAATATATATTTTATTTTTAATCATTACACCATTTATATCTAGACTGATCGCCAATATATTTAGATTGGATAAAGGGGCAGGAAGAGCTTTAATATTTAGTACAGGGACTAGAAATTCGCTTGTAGTCCTTCCATTAGCATTAGCTTTACCCGAAAATTGGGCAACATTAGCTGCTGCAGTGATTGTTACACAAACAATTATTGAATTAATAGGAGAATTAATCTATATAAGAGTTATTCCAAGGTTAATAATTAAAGACCATTCCGAATCTAAAATACAGTAG
- a CDS encoding YjcZ family sporulation protein: MGGTGMGFALIVVLFILLIIVGTSFVGGGY, from the coding sequence ATGGGAGGCACAGGAATGGGGTTTGCTTTAATTGTAGTATTGTTTATTTTGCTTATCATTGTAGGAACTTCTTTTGTAGGAGGAGGTTATTAA
- a CDS encoding YjcZ family sporulation protein produces MWSGAGGYSHGGTSYGGGSSFVLIVVLFILLIIVGTSYWSY; encoded by the coding sequence ATGTGGAGTGGAGCAGGTGGTTATAGTCATGGCGGAACCTCATATGGTGGTGGCAGTTCCTTCGTATTAATCGTTGTATTGTTTATTTTGCTTATCATTGTAGGTACTTCTTATTGGTCATATTAA
- the hmpA gene encoding NO-inducible flavohemoprotein, which yields MLDENTISIVQTTAPVLKQHSKEIGKRFYKLLFDKAPELNNIFNQTNQKRGLQQEALGYAVYAAGEHITNLEAIKPVIERISQKHRAIGITPDQYPVVGETLLQAVKDVLGEAATEEIIDAWGKAYGYIADAFISIEKKLYEETEHQPGGWEGYRDFYVDKKVRESEDVTSFYLKPKDGKGIATYKPGQYLTIKAKIPNEKYTHIRHYSLSEAPNTNYYRISVKREDEHPNTPEGIVSNYLHKQIKTNDILQFSAPAGDFVLDNKSTPVVLISGGIGITPALSMLNTAVTEQPNRKIIFLHAARNSKYHPFKDHIQQLENNHPNLKSLVCYDSPTNEDKQEKNFDKEGYIDLEFLKSNVSDKNADFYFCGSIPFMDSVIKILNEWGIPAEHIHYESFSPVAILGED from the coding sequence ATGCTTGATGAAAACACAATTAGTATTGTTCAAACCACTGCTCCTGTGTTAAAGCAACATAGTAAAGAAATTGGGAAAAGATTTTATAAACTATTATTTGATAAAGCCCCTGAATTAAATAACATTTTTAATCAAACGAACCAAAAAAGAGGACTCCAACAAGAAGCTTTGGGATATGCTGTGTATGCCGCCGGAGAACATATAACAAATCTTGAGGCAATCAAACCTGTAATAGAGAGAATTTCTCAAAAACATCGGGCGATTGGTATAACACCTGATCAATATCCAGTGGTAGGTGAAACGTTATTGCAAGCAGTAAAGGATGTACTAGGTGAAGCTGCTACAGAAGAAATAATTGATGCATGGGGTAAGGCTTATGGATATATTGCGGATGCGTTTATTAGCATTGAAAAAAAGCTTTATGAAGAAACTGAGCATCAACCTGGAGGATGGGAAGGCTATAGAGATTTTTATGTAGATAAAAAAGTGAGAGAAAGCGAAGATGTTACATCCTTTTATTTAAAGCCCAAGGATGGTAAAGGAATTGCAACATATAAACCTGGGCAATATCTTACCATTAAGGCAAAAATTCCAAATGAAAAATATACTCATATTCGTCATTACAGCCTTTCTGAAGCTCCTAATACCAACTATTATCGTATTAGTGTGAAACGAGAGGATGAACATCCGAACACTCCTGAAGGAATTGTCTCGAATTATTTACATAAACAAATTAAAACCAACGACATCCTTCAGTTTTCTGCCCCGGCGGGAGATTTTGTTTTAGATAACAAAAGCACTCCTGTTGTTCTGATTAGTGGTGGTATTGGAATTACTCCCGCTCTTAGTATGTTAAATACTGCTGTAACGGAACAACCTAATCGTAAAATAATATTTTTACACGCAGCGCGGAATAGTAAGTATCATCCTTTTAAAGACCACATTCAGCAATTAGAAAACAATCATCCAAACTTAAAATCCTTAGTTTGTTATGATTCACCAACAAATGAGGATAAACAGGAGAAAAACTTTGATAAGGAAGGATATATTGATTTGGAATTTTTAAAATCTAATGTATCAGACAAAAATGCTGATTTTTATTTTTGTGGTTCTATTCCTTTTATGGATTCTGTTATTAAAATATTAAATGAATGGGGTATACCAGCGGAGCATATTCATTATGAATCCTTTAGTCCAGTGGCTATTTTGGGAGAGGACTAA
- a CDS encoding alpha/beta fold hydrolase has product MDYEIFELGDVTLQSGVTLPNAFLAYKTYGKLNKKKDNVIIYPTAFGDQHVQNEWLIGKGMALDPQKYFIIVPNLLGNGLSSSPSNTPPPFDRANFPQVTIYDNVKLQYRLVTEKFGIQKIALVVGWSMGGIQSFQWGASYPDMVERIAPFCGGAKTWPQTYVVLDGMKAALMAAVGFDSSKINKLTSAEMRAVGRVYAGWGLSQAFYREELYREMGYDSLEGFVAGVWEDSFMNMDPHNVLAMLWTGQFADIGADPAYNGDFDEALKSIKALACIMPGSTDLFCTADENKYEAMLIPNAVFNPIESIWGHFAGRGINKVDNKFIDDNLKRLLALSINE; this is encoded by the coding sequence ATGGATTATGAGATTTTTGAGTTGGGTGACGTAACCTTGCAATCAGGAGTGACGTTACCGAACGCTTTTCTTGCTTATAAAACTTATGGGAAATTGAATAAAAAGAAAGATAATGTGATCATCTATCCAACTGCTTTTGGAGACCAGCATGTTCAGAATGAATGGTTAATTGGAAAAGGAATGGCACTAGACCCACAGAAATATTTCATTATTGTTCCAAATCTGCTGGGAAACGGATTATCTTCGTCACCTAGTAACACACCTCCTCCGTTCGATCGGGCTAATTTTCCACAGGTAACCATCTATGACAACGTTAAATTACAATATCGGTTGGTGACTGAAAAATTCGGCATTCAAAAGATTGCTCTCGTAGTTGGATGGTCGATGGGAGGCATTCAATCATTCCAATGGGGGGCAAGTTATCCAGACATGGTAGAACGAATAGCACCTTTCTGCGGAGGAGCAAAGACTTGGCCGCAAACGTATGTAGTACTTGATGGAATGAAAGCAGCGCTCATGGCAGCAGTTGGATTTGATTCAAGTAAAATTAATAAATTGACCTCTGCAGAAATGCGCGCCGTAGGTCGTGTTTATGCTGGCTGGGGCTTATCGCAGGCGTTTTACAGAGAGGAACTTTATCGGGAGATGGGGTATGACTCATTGGAAGGTTTTGTGGCTGGTGTCTGGGAGGATAGCTTTATGAATATGGATCCGCACAATGTCCTTGCCATGTTATGGACAGGACAATTTGCAGATATTGGTGCAGACCCTGCCTATAATGGAGATTTCGATGAGGCTCTCAAAAGCATTAAAGCGCTTGCCTGCATCATGCCAGGGAGCACGGATTTATTCTGTACAGCGGACGAGAACAAATACGAGGCTATGCTTATACCGAACGCTGTTTTTAATCCTATTGAGTCAATCTGGGGCCATTTTGCCGGTCGTGGAATCAACAAGGTCGATAATAAATTTATTGATGACAATCTAAAACGCTTATTGGCACTAAGTATAAATGAATAG
- a CDS encoding LysR family transcriptional regulator: protein MELRQLNTFRTVASTLNFSRAAEVLNYVPSNVTMQIKALEEELGVRLFDRLGKQLVLTTAGKRFLTHIQSVLDKLDEARSIIHNNENISGTLTISANEVLCAYRLPAVFQRFRSRYPGVRLIFRSVPNQQLKQTLFEGTADVVFMLDEPILSTGLTVEPLLEETFRFFVAPDHRLAKLAVLQQDDFQEEVFLVNEKGCTYRTMFDRSFEQKGIDNITYLEFQNAEAIKQCAIAGIGIAFLPEITAEAEVERGELVTLPWHIPDLHVYTHMAWHKDKWLSPIILSFIEAAREVIAIEAAKKTV from the coding sequence ATGGAATTACGTCAATTGAATACGTTCCGTACGGTTGCATCCACTTTAAATTTCAGTCGGGCAGCGGAAGTGCTAAACTACGTCCCCTCCAACGTCACGATGCAAATCAAAGCATTGGAGGAAGAGCTTGGTGTTCGTCTATTTGACCGTTTGGGCAAGCAACTCGTTCTCACAACTGCTGGTAAGCGCTTTTTAACTCATATTCAAAGTGTTCTGGACAAGTTGGACGAAGCCCGCAGTATCATTCATAACAATGAAAATATAAGCGGCACCCTAACGATAAGTGCCAACGAGGTTCTTTGCGCCTATCGACTTCCAGCAGTCTTTCAGCGTTTTCGTTCACGTTATCCTGGAGTTCGTCTCATCTTCCGCTCTGTTCCAAATCAGCAACTCAAGCAAACGCTCTTTGAGGGAACCGCAGATGTAGTATTTATGCTGGACGAACCCATTCTCTCAACTGGACTAACAGTGGAACCGTTGCTGGAAGAAACTTTCCGCTTTTTCGTCGCTCCCGACCATCGTCTTGCGAAACTAGCTGTTTTACAGCAGGATGATTTTCAAGAAGAGGTATTCCTAGTTAATGAAAAGGGTTGTACCTACCGAACCATGTTTGACCGGTCATTTGAGCAAAAGGGCATTGATAATATTACTTATTTAGAGTTTCAAAATGCCGAAGCCATTAAACAATGTGCCATTGCGGGAATCGGTATTGCTTTTCTTCCTGAAATAACAGCCGAAGCCGAAGTTGAACGGGGGGAACTTGTTACTCTTCCATGGCATATTCCGGACTTGCACGTATATACTCATATGGCATGGCATAAAGACAAG